Proteins encoded by one window of Halorubrum ruber:
- a CDS encoding KaiC domain-containing protein: MSEEDDWFERALRETDEESDEPPVGGAEGGSDGVEGGSDGAEDGSADPDGDADDSEASADDPAGETEAASDDAEPADPFGGAGDETGAEAGDGDPFAGDAGEGDESDGGEFGDGEFGGDDAASGGIPADAFGDVDADSGFDSFGEDDPFGGDEAGTDDLDAGGDGGATDPFGADDPFGGSRSGGGSDGRSSGAGDGGAAGGGGDPFGGYRGSTGGDDDDFGFGEFGGDADAGGTTDFDVDPDEFESEIERTDIGIEGLDDMILGGVPSRSLLSVIGGAGTGKTTFALQFLNHALESGEKGIYITLEQTRESILDTATEKGWSFREHAAEDRLAVVAIDPIEMANSLSSIRNDLVRLIAEFDADRLVLDSVSLLEMMYDHPAKRRSEVFGFTRSLKESGVTTLLTSEASEETPYASRHGIVEYLTDAVFVLQYVRGSDFRETRLAVEIQKIRDANHSRETKPYDITDTGISVYDQANIF, encoded by the coding sequence ATGAGCGAGGAGGACGACTGGTTCGAGCGCGCGCTGCGCGAGACCGACGAGGAGTCCGACGAGCCGCCGGTGGGCGGTGCAGAGGGCGGGTCCGATGGCGTGGAGGGCGGTTCAGACGGTGCGGAAGACGGGTCCGCCGATCCGGATGGCGACGCGGACGACTCGGAAGCCAGTGCGGACGACCCTGCGGGGGAAACGGAGGCCGCGAGCGACGACGCCGAACCGGCCGACCCGTTCGGCGGTGCCGGCGACGAGACGGGCGCCGAGGCGGGCGACGGAGACCCCTTCGCCGGCGACGCCGGGGAGGGCGACGAGTCCGACGGAGGCGAGTTCGGCGACGGTGAATTCGGCGGCGACGACGCGGCGAGCGGTGGCATTCCGGCGGACGCGTTCGGCGACGTCGACGCCGACTCCGGGTTCGACTCCTTCGGCGAAGACGACCCCTTCGGCGGCGATGAAGCGGGTACCGACGACCTCGACGCTGGCGGCGACGGCGGCGCGACGGACCCGTTCGGCGCGGACGACCCCTTCGGCGGGAGTCGGAGTGGTGGCGGGTCCGACGGCCGGTCAAGCGGCGCCGGTGACGGTGGAGCGGCGGGCGGTGGCGGCGATCCGTTCGGCGGCTACCGCGGGAGTACGGGCGGAGACGACGACGACTTCGGATTCGGTGAGTTCGGCGGCGACGCGGACGCCGGCGGGACGACCGACTTCGACGTCGACCCCGACGAGTTCGAGTCCGAAATCGAGCGGACCGACATCGGGATCGAGGGGCTCGACGACATGATCCTCGGCGGCGTCCCCAGCCGGTCGCTGCTGTCGGTCATCGGCGGGGCCGGCACCGGGAAGACGACGTTCGCGCTCCAGTTTCTCAACCACGCGCTCGAATCGGGCGAGAAGGGGATCTACATCACGCTTGAACAGACCCGCGAGTCGATTCTCGACACGGCGACCGAGAAGGGGTGGTCGTTCCGCGAGCACGCGGCGGAGGACCGCCTCGCGGTCGTCGCCATCGACCCCATCGAGATGGCCAACTCGCTGTCGTCGATCCGAAACGACCTCGTCCGGCTCATCGCTGAGTTCGACGCGGACCGGCTGGTGCTCGACTCCGTCTCCCTCTTGGAGATGATGTACGACCACCCCGCGAAGCGACGCTCTGAGGTGTTCGGGTTCACGCGCTCGCTGAAGGAGTCGGGCGTCACGACGCTGCTCACCTCCGAGGCGAGCGAGGAGACGCCGTACGCCTCCCGGCACGGCATCGTCGAGTACCTCACCGACGCCGTCTTCGTCCTCCAGTACGTCCGCGGGTCGGACTTCCGCGAGACCCGCCTCGCCGTCGAGATCCAGAAGATCCGCGACGCGAACCACTCCCGCGAGACGAAGCCGTACGACATCACCGACACCGGGATCTCCGTGTACGATCAGGCGAACATCTTCTGA
- a CDS encoding alpha/beta hydrolase gives MRGVLDAIARRLPERRTLAFAGGAVVLLVGLVVAGGAAYFAAGLGPDADAVAAVEADPNVSVDRMAVGTAVRDGPVTSSTVGLVYYPGGRVDHESYVPTAAEIVAASDRAALVVVVDMPLNLAVLAPDRAERVRERYPEVDAWAVGGHSLGGAMACRHAAGNAEAYDALVLHAAYCDRDVSESGLDALSVLGGADGVIDAERERASRSNLPADARIVELDGVNHAGFGAYGPQPGDDPASLSPDASRRAVGNATGTWLSERGAANRDIRSRSVSTAGSESVRSAALDVAG, from the coding sequence GTGAGGGGCGTCCTCGACGCGATAGCGCGTCGACTGCCCGAGCGCCGGACGCTCGCGTTCGCCGGGGGTGCGGTCGTCCTCCTCGTCGGGCTCGTCGTCGCCGGCGGCGCCGCGTACTTCGCCGCCGGCCTGGGGCCGGACGCGGACGCGGTCGCGGCCGTCGAGGCCGACCCGAACGTCTCCGTGGACCGGATGGCGGTCGGGACCGCGGTCCGCGACGGGCCGGTGACGTCGTCGACCGTCGGGCTCGTCTACTATCCGGGCGGGCGGGTGGATCACGAGAGCTACGTTCCCACCGCCGCCGAGATCGTGGCGGCGTCCGATCGCGCCGCGCTCGTCGTCGTGGTGGACATGCCGCTCAACCTGGCCGTCCTCGCGCCGGACCGCGCCGAGCGCGTCCGCGAACGCTACCCCGAGGTGGACGCGTGGGCGGTCGGCGGCCACTCGCTCGGCGGCGCCATGGCCTGCCGACACGCGGCCGGAAACGCCGAGGCGTACGACGCGCTCGTCCTCCACGCCGCGTACTGCGACCGCGACGTCTCCGAGAGCGGCCTCGACGCGCTCTCGGTCTTGGGCGGCGCCGACGGGGTGATCGACGCCGAGCGCGAGCGCGCGTCTCGGTCGAACCTGCCGGCGGACGCTCGGATCGTCGAACTCGACGGCGTCAACCACGCCGGATTCGGCGCGTACGGACCACAGCCCGGCGACGATCCCGCGTCGCTGTCGCCGGACGCCAGCCGGCGAGCGGTCGGGAACGCGACCGGAACGTGGCTCTCGGAGCGGGGAGCGGCGAACCGGGACATCCGGTCGCGATCGGTGTCGACCGCCGGCTCGGAGAGTGTCCGCTCCGCCGCGCTCGACGTTGCCGGGTGA
- the truA gene encoding tRNA pseudouridine(38-40) synthase TruA: protein MTAASNGHGTVTRAFRVAYDGREYAGFQRQPHARTVADALLEALAEHGVVDRGDGSTHATPPGYAAAGRTDAGVSAVAQTVAFEAPPWLTPRAFNGHLPGSVRVWAAADVADGFHATHDAVRRTYRYHLYAPESSSESGSDRARRDPEHAVDDDRFRAALARFDGEHDFHNLTTDETGTVRDLDARATREGDALVVELSADGFPRALVRRVVAAARAVGRGTADLAWIDRLLAAEPIPGDRGVGPAPPEPLVLWDVTYPDAEFTVDREAAESARVAFGERHRDARHAAAATDAVRDRLFSAVDEE from the coding sequence GTGACGGCCGCGTCGAACGGTCACGGGACGGTTACCCGCGCCTTCCGGGTCGCGTACGACGGCCGAGAGTACGCCGGCTTCCAGCGCCAGCCGCACGCCCGCACGGTCGCGGACGCGCTCCTCGAAGCGCTCGCGGAACACGGCGTGGTCGATCGCGGCGACGGGTCGACCCACGCCACGCCGCCCGGCTACGCCGCGGCGGGCCGGACCGACGCCGGCGTCTCAGCGGTTGCCCAGACCGTCGCCTTCGAGGCGCCGCCGTGGCTCACGCCGCGCGCGTTCAACGGCCACCTGCCGGGATCGGTCCGCGTGTGGGCCGCCGCCGACGTCGCAGACGGCTTTCACGCGACGCACGACGCGGTCCGGCGGACCTACCGGTACCACCTCTACGCGCCCGAATCGAGTTCCGAATCCGGCTCGGACCGCGCGCGCCGAGACCCGGAACACGCGGTCGACGACGACCGGTTCCGGGCCGCGCTCGCGCGCTTCGACGGCGAGCACGACTTCCACAACCTGACGACCGACGAGACGGGGACGGTCCGCGACCTCGACGCGCGGGCGACCCGCGAGGGCGACGCGCTCGTCGTCGAACTCTCGGCGGACGGGTTCCCGCGCGCGCTCGTCCGGCGGGTCGTCGCCGCCGCTCGCGCCGTCGGTCGCGGAACCGCCGACCTCGCGTGGATCGACCGGCTGCTCGCCGCCGAGCCGATCCCGGGAGACCGCGGCGTCGGTCCCGCGCCCCCGGAACCGCTCGTGTTGTGGGACGTGACCTACCCCGACGCGGAGTTCACCGTCGACCGCGAGGCGGCGGAGAGCGCGCGCGTCGCCTTCGGCGAGCGACACCGGGACGCGCGTCACGCCGCGGCCGCGACCGATGCGGTCCGCGACAGGCTGTTCTCCGCGGTCGACGAGGAGTGA
- a CDS encoding D-2-hydroxyacid dehydrogenase, which produces MSDPDVLVLRQTIHGLGPDELVAAIRDRLPDAEVTRARTPAEERDLIRTARVAVGLTIDEELLAAAEELELFACVFAGTGHLPRDLLDDHGVAVTNASGVHGSNIAEHVIGSMIAHARQFHRAYRQQSRREWRTYETTEVYGSTVAVVGLGAIGQAVVDRLESFDVDTVGVRYSPEKGGPTDDVYGFDEFHEAVTDAEYVVLACPLTETTRGLVDADALRTMRPDAVLVNIARGPIVDTDALVTELRNNRIRGAALDVTDPEPLPEDHPLWGLSNATITPHNAGHTPEYYERVADILADNVARLDAGDELRNRVV; this is translated from the coding sequence ATGAGCGATCCAGACGTTCTGGTGCTTCGACAGACGATCCACGGGCTGGGCCCCGACGAACTGGTGGCGGCGATCCGCGATCGACTCCCCGACGCGGAGGTCACGCGGGCGCGGACTCCCGCTGAGGAGCGCGACCTGATCCGGACCGCGCGGGTCGCCGTCGGGCTCACCATCGACGAGGAGCTGCTCGCGGCCGCCGAGGAGTTAGAGCTGTTCGCCTGCGTGTTCGCGGGGACGGGGCACCTGCCGCGCGACCTGCTCGACGACCACGGGGTCGCCGTGACGAACGCGTCGGGCGTCCACGGTTCGAACATCGCCGAGCACGTCATTGGCTCGATGATCGCGCACGCGCGGCAGTTCCACCGGGCGTACCGCCAGCAGTCCCGCCGCGAGTGGCGCACCTACGAGACGACGGAGGTGTACGGCTCGACCGTCGCCGTGGTGGGGCTCGGCGCCATCGGGCAGGCCGTCGTCGATCGGCTGGAGTCGTTCGATGTCGACACGGTCGGCGTGCGCTACTCCCCGGAGAAGGGCGGTCCGACCGACGATGTGTACGGGTTCGACGAGTTCCACGAGGCCGTCACGGACGCCGAGTACGTCGTGCTGGCGTGTCCGCTCACGGAGACGACGCGGGGGCTCGTCGACGCCGACGCGCTCCGGACGATGCGGCCCGACGCCGTCCTCGTCAACATCGCGCGCGGGCCGATCGTCGACACCGACGCCTTGGTGACGGAGCTCCGGAACAACCGCATCCGCGGCGCGGCGCTGGACGTCACGGACCCGGAGCCCCTCCCGGAGGACCACCCGCTGTGGGGCCTGTCGAACGCGACGATCACGCCGCACAACGCCGGTCACACGCCCGAATACTACGAGCGCGTCGCGGACATCTTGGCTGACAACGTCGCGCGGCTTGACGCCGGCGACGAGCTTCGGAACCGGGTCGTCTGA
- a CDS encoding phosphate signaling complex PhoU family protein — METRKVQVTGGSTYTVSIPKTWATDNDVEAGTEIEFHPDGDSLVLTPRSDEERTRGTLDIADLTGQALQRAVTTMYVSGFDVIELEAAEISTEQRSTIRDAVQSLVGLEVLEETRDRVVVQDLLDSSELSIHNAVTRMRLISLSMLEDAITALAERDHDLARDVIGRDDDLDRLWLVVSRIFRATLRTPKAAEELGLPREECFDYHSSARQLERIGDHATKIAHLTLNIDEPLPDEVVEAVSDLHGDAVEVIDTAMDALFDDDTDEATRRANEARTMVRAIDERVRAIDELLRDLDPTRAQLLGLVVDSVLRSADYGGNIAETALQKAAPTP; from the coding sequence ATGGAAACGCGGAAGGTCCAGGTCACCGGCGGTTCGACGTACACGGTCTCGATCCCGAAGACGTGGGCGACCGACAACGACGTCGAGGCGGGGACGGAGATCGAGTTCCACCCGGACGGCGACTCGCTGGTCCTCACCCCGCGGTCCGACGAAGAGCGGACGCGGGGGACGCTAGACATCGCCGACCTGACGGGGCAGGCGCTCCAGCGCGCGGTGACGACGATGTACGTCAGCGGCTTCGACGTCATCGAGCTGGAGGCCGCGGAGATCAGCACCGAGCAGCGGTCGACGATCCGCGACGCGGTCCAGAGCCTCGTCGGCTTGGAGGTGTTAGAGGAGACGCGCGACAGGGTCGTCGTTCAGGACCTCCTCGACTCCTCGGAGCTTTCGATCCACAACGCGGTCACGCGGATGCGGCTGATCTCGCTGTCGATGCTCGAAGACGCGATCACCGCGCTCGCGGAGCGCGACCACGACCTCGCGCGCGACGTGATCGGCCGCGACGACGACCTCGACCGGCTGTGGCTCGTCGTCTCGCGGATCTTCCGCGCCACGCTGCGGACGCCGAAGGCAGCCGAAGAGCTCGGGCTCCCGCGCGAGGAGTGTTTCGACTACCACTCCAGCGCTCGTCAGTTAGAGCGGATCGGCGACCACGCGACGAAGATCGCGCACCTGACGCTGAACATCGACGAGCCCCTTCCCGACGAGGTCGTCGAGGCGGTGAGTGACCTCCACGGCGACGCGGTCGAGGTGATCGACACCGCGATGGACGCGCTGTTCGACGACGACACCGATGAGGCGACCCGACGGGCCAACGAGGCGCGGACGATGGTCAGGGCGATCGACGAGCGGGTGCGCGCCATCGACGAGCTTCTACGTGATCTTGATCCGACGCGCGCGCAATTGCTGGGGCTCGTCGTCGACTCCGTGCTTCGCTCGGCCGACTACGGCGGCAACATCGCCGAGACCGCGCTCCAGAAGGCCGCGCCGACGCCGTGA
- a CDS encoding peptidylprolyl isomerase gives MAREVSDPDNPQVTLQTNHGDIVVELFADRAPKTVENFLGLARHDPAADAEPARDTNTWEDPKSGEVRGDSLYEGIVFHRVIDDFMIQGGDPMENGRGGPGYQFDDEFHDDLTHDGPGILSMANSGPNTNGSQFFITLDATPHLDGKHAVFGQVIDGMDVVEEIGGVPTGRNDDPREAVEIEKVDVDE, from the coding sequence ATGGCACGAGAGGTTTCCGACCCCGACAACCCGCAGGTGACGCTCCAGACCAACCACGGCGACATCGTCGTCGAGCTGTTCGCCGACCGCGCGCCGAAGACGGTCGAGAACTTCCTCGGGCTGGCCCGCCACGACCCCGCCGCCGACGCGGAGCCCGCGCGCGACACAAACACCTGGGAGGACCCGAAAAGCGGCGAGGTCCGCGGCGACTCGCTGTACGAGGGCATCGTCTTCCACCGCGTCATCGACGACTTCATGATCCAGGGCGGCGACCCGATGGAGAACGGTCGCGGCGGCCCCGGCTACCAGTTCGACGACGAGTTCCACGACGACCTCACCCACGACGGGCCCGGGATCCTCTCGATGGCGAACTCCGGCCCGAACACGAACGGTTCGCAGTTCTTCATCACGCTCGACGCGACCCCGCACCTCGACGGCAAACACGCCGTCTTCGGGCAGGTCATCGACGGGATGGATGTCGTCGAGGAGATCGGCGGCGTGCCGACCGGGCGCAACGACGACCCCCGAGAGGCCGTCGAGATCGAGAAGGTCGACGTCGACGAGTAG
- a CDS encoding universal stress protein, producing the protein MYDDILLPVAPGGEANDAIPHAASLAERYDATVHVLSAADTAVDTLAGPRTGVFSDRLAEAAEERVEAVTAELEAAGVEAVGSVVRGDPLDVIENAIDDGADIVVMPSHTRRGIRRLLLGSVTEKVVRVASVPVVTVPMADPDGADGETESTDTDEGAGNATGGGDATDGGDASDDQ; encoded by the coding sequence ATGTACGACGACATCCTCCTGCCCGTCGCGCCCGGCGGGGAGGCGAACGACGCCATCCCGCACGCCGCCAGCCTCGCCGAGCGATACGACGCGACGGTCCACGTCCTCTCGGCCGCCGATACCGCAGTCGACACGCTCGCCGGCCCGCGGACCGGCGTGTTCTCCGACCGGCTCGCGGAGGCGGCCGAGGAACGCGTCGAGGCGGTGACCGCAGAACTGGAAGCGGCCGGCGTCGAGGCAGTCGGAAGCGTCGTCCGCGGCGACCCGCTGGACGTCATCGAGAACGCGATCGACGACGGCGCTGACATCGTCGTCATGCCGAGTCACACCCGCCGCGGGATCCGCCGGCTGCTCCTCGGGAGCGTCACCGAGAAGGTCGTCCGCGTCGCGTCGGTGCCGGTAGTGACCGTCCCGATGGCCGATCCCGACGGGGCGGACGGAGAGACGGAGTCGACCGATACCGACGAAGGCGCGGGCAACGCGACGGGCGGCGGCGACGCGACGGACGGCGGCGACGCGTCCGACGATCAGTGA
- a CDS encoding M28 family metallopeptidase gives MTDDAADATRTDAADTVDRVRERAADLAPALGATWTDDEPWRFLTDLTAIGSRMAGSEGERRAASLVADAFERAGLADVRTEPFDLPAWERGSASLDVTVSGRDGEPATRSFEALALPYSPSGSVAGELVDVGYGTPREIDERDVEGRIAVASTTTPEGGRFVHRMEKFGYAIDAGAVGFVFVNHLDGQLPPTGSLTFGEEAEAVAVGVSKETGAWLREYAVGGDSASPDSEPVAQAELSVEASTTPGESRNVIGRAGPDTDERVLLLAHYDAHDIAEGALDNGCGIATVATAAEILADADLPLGVDVVAVGAEEVGLLGAEHLADRLDLNRVKGVVNVDGAGRFRDLVALAHASTAAASVAEAVSTATRQPIAVDAQPHPFSDQWPFVRRGVPALQLHSDSGDRGRGWGHTHADTRDKVDDRNVREHAMLIALLVAEFAAPERDLPRLDRDELAAAFREADFETGMRAADLWPADWD, from the coding sequence ATGACCGACGACGCAGCGGACGCAACGCGAACGGACGCCGCAGACACGGTCGATCGCGTGCGAGAGCGCGCGGCCGACCTCGCGCCCGCGCTCGGCGCGACCTGGACCGACGACGAGCCGTGGCGCTTCCTCACCGACCTCACGGCGATCGGGAGTCGCATGGCCGGCAGCGAGGGTGAGCGCCGGGCCGCCAGCCTCGTCGCCGACGCCTTCGAGCGGGCGGGGCTCGCGGACGTGCGCACGGAGCCGTTCGACCTGCCCGCGTGGGAGCGCGGGTCGGCGTCGCTCGACGTGACCGTCTCGGGGCGGGACGGCGAGCCGGCGACGCGCTCGTTCGAGGCGCTGGCGCTCCCGTACTCGCCGTCAGGAAGCGTCGCGGGCGAGCTCGTCGACGTGGGGTACGGCACCCCGAGAGAGATCGACGAGCGCGACGTGGAGGGGCGGATCGCGGTCGCCTCGACCACCACCCCCGAGGGCGGGCGGTTCGTCCACCGCATGGAGAAGTTCGGCTACGCGATCGACGCCGGCGCCGTCGGCTTCGTGTTCGTCAACCACCTCGACGGGCAGCTGCCGCCCACCGGATCGCTCACGTTCGGCGAGGAGGCCGAGGCGGTCGCGGTCGGCGTCTCGAAGGAGACCGGCGCGTGGCTCCGCGAGTACGCGGTCGGGGGCGATTCAGCCAGCCCGGACTCCGAACCGGTCGCACAGGCTGAACTGTCGGTCGAAGCGTCGACGACGCCGGGCGAGAGCCGCAACGTGATCGGGAGAGCAGGCCCCGACACCGACGAGCGAGTCCTCCTGCTCGCCCACTACGACGCCCACGACATCGCGGAGGGCGCGCTCGACAACGGCTGCGGGATCGCGACGGTCGCGACCGCGGCCGAGATCCTCGCCGACGCGGACCTCCCCCTCGGCGTCGACGTCGTCGCAGTCGGTGCGGAGGAGGTGGGACTACTCGGCGCGGAGCACCTCGCGGACCGCCTCGACCTCAATCGCGTGAAGGGCGTGGTCAACGTCGACGGCGCGGGACGGTTCCGCGACCTGGTCGCGCTCGCGCACGCCTCCACGGCGGCCGCGTCGGTCGCAGAGGCAGTGTCGACCGCGACGCGCCAGCCGATCGCGGTCGACGCGCAGCCGCACCCGTTCTCCGACCAGTGGCCGTTCGTGCGCCGCGGCGTGCCGGCGCTCCAGCTCCACAGCGACTCGGGCGACCGCGGGCGAGGGTGGGGCCACACCCACGCGGACACCCGTGACAAGGTCGACGACCGGAACGTCCGCGAACACGCGATGCTGATCGCGCTGCTCGTCGCCGAGTTCGCGGCGCCCGAGCGCGACCTTCCGCGGCTGGACCGCGACGAGCTCGCGGCCGCGTTCCGCGAGGCCGACTTCGAGACCGGGATGCGCGCGGCCGACCTCTGGCCGGCCGACTGGGACTGA
- a CDS encoding NAD(+)/NADH kinase translates to MEVGIVARKGSERAASLAATLRDVVVDAGESVWLDEETAAALDAGDDARPVDAFGDCDLVVAVGGDGTFLFVARNAGDTPIVGVNLGEVGFLNAVPPADAATALRAEIRAFRNGGLDVREAPRLTASTGDWTSTPAANEVVVQGDRRGPGGGIDYEVRVDGSRYAGGHADGVLVATPTGSTAYNLSERGPLVHPEVGGLVVNEMVAEEGMPPLVVDADATVTVSVADDAGATVVSDGRDTETLDGPVEVTVERAAPPIRIAGPPSDFFEALGKLS, encoded by the coding sequence ATGGAAGTGGGCATCGTGGCGCGAAAGGGAAGCGAGCGGGCGGCGTCGCTCGCGGCGACCCTCCGAGACGTCGTCGTCGACGCGGGCGAGAGCGTTTGGCTGGACGAGGAGACCGCTGCCGCGCTCGACGCCGGCGACGACGCCCGACCGGTCGACGCGTTCGGCGACTGCGACCTCGTCGTCGCGGTCGGCGGCGACGGGACGTTCCTGTTCGTCGCGCGCAACGCGGGCGACACCCCGATCGTCGGGGTGAACCTCGGCGAGGTGGGCTTTCTCAACGCCGTCCCGCCGGCGGACGCCGCGACCGCGCTCCGCGCCGAGATCCGGGCGTTCCGCAACGGCGGCTTAGACGTCCGCGAGGCGCCGCGGCTCACCGCGAGCACCGGCGACTGGACCTCGACGCCGGCCGCGAACGAGGTGGTCGTCCAAGGCGACCGGCGCGGCCCGGGTGGCGGGATCGACTACGAGGTGCGCGTCGACGGGTCCCGGTACGCTGGCGGCCACGCCGACGGGGTCCTCGTGGCCACGCCGACCGGGTCGACCGCGTACAACCTCTCCGAGCGCGGGCCCCTCGTCCACCCCGAGGTCGGGGGGTTAGTCGTCAACGAGATGGTCGCCGAGGAGGGGATGCCGCCGCTCGTGGTGGACGCCGACGCGACGGTCACCGTCTCGGTCGCGGACGACGCGGGCGCGACGGTCGTCAGCGACGGCCGCGACACCGAGACCCTCGACGGGCCGGTTGAGGTGACAGTCGAGCGCGCCGCGCCGCCGATACGCATTGCCGGCCCGCCCTCGGACTTCTTCGAGGCGCTCGGAAAGCTGTCGTGA
- the nadE gene encoding NAD(+) synthase, with protein MADPESAFDSDGAAAERSAGGAVSNHERDAASSHSLPASLLPDRDPAVERDRVRSFVADRVAAAGADGVVVNMSGGLDSTVTAALAVEALGADRVYGLILPCNKIGAPHARDAEALAEALGIDHDTVHLQPLFAQFGAVAPDRFDLHDEPVRSGNAVARLRMAVAYLAANATNRLVCGTANRSELLLGYLTKHGDGAADLFPLGHLYKTDVRGLAAELDVPEFVVEKAPTAGFLPGQRDADDLGAPYEVIDPVLHLGVDRGLDPEAVVERIEGADADLDVDRELVADLLGRHRATAHKRLPPPTPDADVE; from the coding sequence ATGGCTGACCCGGAGTCGGCGTTCGATTCGGACGGGGCCGCCGCCGAGCGTTCGGCGGGAGGGGCGGTGTCGAACCACGAGCGAGACGCCGCCAGTTCTCACTCCCTTCCCGCCTCGCTGCTCCCGGACCGGGATCCCGCGGTCGAACGCGACCGAGTCCGGTCGTTCGTCGCCGACCGGGTCGCCGCCGCGGGCGCCGACGGCGTGGTCGTGAACATGAGTGGCGGGCTCGACTCGACGGTGACGGCGGCGCTCGCGGTCGAAGCGCTCGGCGCTGACCGCGTGTACGGGCTGATACTTCCGTGTAACAAGATCGGCGCGCCGCACGCCCGCGACGCCGAGGCGCTCGCGGAGGCGCTGGGTATCGACCACGACACGGTCCACCTTCAGCCGCTGTTCGCGCAGTTCGGCGCCGTCGCCCCGGACCGCTTCGACCTCCATGACGAGCCGGTCCGGTCCGGCAACGCCGTCGCGCGGCTCCGGATGGCCGTCGCCTACCTCGCTGCCAACGCGACGAACCGCCTCGTCTGCGGCACCGCGAACCGGAGCGAGCTCCTCCTGGGCTACCTGACGAAACACGGCGACGGCGCGGCAGACCTGTTCCCGCTGGGCCACCTCTACAAGACGGACGTCCGGGGGCTCGCGGCCGAGCTTGACGTGCCGGAGTTCGTCGTCGAGAAGGCGCCGACCGCGGGGTTCCTGCCGGGGCAGCGCGACGCGGACGACCTCGGCGCCCCCTACGAGGTCATCGACCCGGTCCTCCACCTCGGCGTTGACCGCGGGCTGGACCCGGAGGCGGTCGTCGAGCGGATCGAGGGAGCCGACGCCGACCTCGATGTCGACCGCGAACTCGTCGCGGACCTGCTCGGACGCCACCGCGCGACGGCCCACAAGCGGCTTCCGCCGCCGACGCCGGACGCGGACGTGGAGTGA
- a CDS encoding cystathionine gamma-synthase, which translates to MSDRSDGGDGDGGDGRGGDGGYGGADDRRFETRAIHAGQEPDPETGALMTPIHANSTYEQDGPGDHRGYEYSRTGNPTRSDLEANLASLESGSHARCFSSGMGAINTVLNLLSAGDHVVAGDDVYGGTHRILTQVYDEYDIETSFVDTTDHDAVRDAMREETELVWVETPTNPLMNVNDIGALADIAHEGDALCAVDNTFATPYLQRPLEHGADVVCQSLTKYLGGHSDTIGGALIVDDEELDERLGFYQNSVGATPGPFDAFLVLRGTKTLPVRMDRHCENAMALAEWLEDHDAVERVYYPGLESHPDHELAAEQMDDFGGMLSFELDGTLEEASTVVSETEVFTLAESLGGVESLIEQPAAMTHAAIPREERLAAGLTDGLIRVSVGIEHVDDMKADLQAAFDAALS; encoded by the coding sequence ATGAGCGACCGATCCGACGGCGGCGACGGTGACGGAGGCGACGGCCGCGGCGGCGACGGGGGTTACGGCGGCGCCGACGACCGCCGCTTCGAGACCCGCGCGATCCACGCCGGCCAAGAGCCGGACCCGGAGACGGGCGCGTTGATGACGCCGATTCACGCGAACTCGACGTACGAGCAGGACGGGCCGGGTGACCACCGCGGCTACGAGTACAGCCGCACGGGGAACCCGACGCGCAGTGACCTCGAAGCGAACCTCGCCTCGCTGGAGTCGGGCAGCCACGCGCGCTGTTTCTCCTCCGGCATGGGCGCGATCAACACCGTCCTCAACCTCCTCTCGGCGGGCGACCACGTCGTCGCGGGCGACGACGTGTACGGCGGGACGCACCGCATCCTGACGCAGGTGTACGACGAGTACGACATCGAGACCAGCTTCGTCGACACGACGGACCACGACGCGGTCCGGGACGCGATGCGCGAGGAGACCGAGTTAGTGTGGGTCGAGACGCCGACGAACCCCCTGATGAACGTCAACGACATCGGTGCGCTCGCCGACATCGCCCACGAGGGCGACGCGCTCTGCGCGGTCGACAACACGTTCGCGACCCCGTACCTCCAGCGCCCGCTCGAACACGGCGCGGACGTCGTCTGCCAGTCGCTGACGAAGTACCTCGGCGGCCACTCGGACACCATCGGCGGCGCCCTCATCGTCGACGACGAGGAGTTGGACGAGCGGCTCGGCTTCTACCAGAACTCCGTCGGCGCAACGCCCGGCCCGTTCGACGCGTTCCTCGTCCTCCGCGGGACGAAGACGCTCCCGGTGCGGATGGACCGCCACTGCGAGAACGCGATGGCGCTCGCCGAATGGCTGGAGGACCACGACGCGGTCGAGCGCGTCTACTACCCCGGGCTGGAGTCGCATCCCGATCACGAGCTGGCCGCCGAGCAGATGGACGACTTCGGCGGCATGCTCTCCTTCGAGCTGGACGGCACCCTCGAAGAGGCGTCGACGGTCGTGAGCGAGACGGAGGTGTTCACGCTCGCGGAGTCGCTCGGCGGCGTCGAGAGCCTCATCGAGCAGCCCGCCGCGATGACCCACGCCGCGATCCCGCGCGAGGAGCGGCTCGCGGCCGGGCTCACCGACGGCCTCATCCGGGTGTCCGTGGGGATCGAACACGTCGACGACATGAAGGCTGACCTCCAAGCGGCGTTCGACGCGGCGCTGTCGTAG